A DNA window from Thermococcus sp. 4557 contains the following coding sequences:
- a CDS encoding [protein ADP-ribosylglutamate] hydrolase — protein MPSFEIVRGDITRFPAEAIVNAANKYLEHGGGVAYAIAKAAAGNAREYIRISKGAMREQLGKDSIDHGEVVVTPAMRLEEHGIRYVIHTVGPYCGGVWDDDKKEKLRKAIMGALRKADELGVKTMAFPAISAGIYGCPLEEVVRTFKETVEEFSKEARSVERVYLVLYSGDAYRTALSVLG, from the coding sequence GTGCCGTCCTTTGAGATAGTCCGCGGGGACATAACCCGCTTTCCGGCAGAGGCCATAGTGAACGCCGCCAACAAGTACCTGGAACACGGCGGTGGCGTTGCCTACGCGATAGCTAAGGCCGCCGCTGGAAACGCCCGCGAGTACATCAGGATAAGCAAGGGGGCGATGAGGGAGCAGCTCGGAAAGGACTCCATCGATCACGGCGAGGTAGTCGTGACCCCCGCGATGAGGCTTGAGGAACACGGAATCAGGTACGTCATTCACACGGTTGGGCCCTACTGCGGCGGCGTCTGGGACGATGACAAGAAGGAGAAGCTCCGAAAAGCAATTATGGGGGCGCTGAGAAAGGCCGATGAACTGGGCGTTAAAACTATGGCCTTTCCGGCCATAAGCGCGGGCATCTACGGCTGCCCGCTCGAGGAGGTCGTGAGGACGTTCAAAGAAACGGTCGAGGAGTTCTCGAAGGAAGCGAGGAGCGTCGAGAGGGTTTATCTGGTGCTGTACTCGGGGGACGCATACCGGACTGCGTTAAGTGTTTTGGGTTGA
- a CDS encoding amidohydrolase family protein, which translates to MSILIKNGRVIYGEGFEVVEADVLIEENRIVKVAKNITEAADIVIDAKGKVVSPGFVNLHTHSPMGLFRGLADDLPLMDWLQNHIWPREAKLTREYTKVGAYLGALEMIKTGTTAFLDMYFFMDAVAEVVLESGLRGYLSYGMIDLGDPEKTGKEIKEALRTMEFIDKLGSDRVHFVFGPHAPYTCSIALLKEVRKLANEHGKMITIHVSETMAEIGQITERYGKSPVVLLDEIGFLGRDVIIAHGVWLDSRDIQILARNGVTVAHNPGSNMKLASGVMPLQRLINAGINVGLGTDGAASNNNLDMLDEMKLAALLHKVHNLDPTVADAKTVFRMATINGAKALRLSAGVIKEGYLADVAIIDFNQPHLRPVNNVISHLVYSASGNDVETTIVDGKILMLDREVLTLDEEKILDEAEKTIGKLA; encoded by the coding sequence ATGAGCATTCTCATCAAAAACGGCCGCGTTATCTACGGGGAGGGCTTTGAGGTCGTTGAGGCCGACGTTCTCATCGAAGAAAACCGCATCGTTAAGGTGGCCAAAAACATTACCGAGGCCGCGGATATCGTCATAGACGCAAAAGGAAAGGTTGTTTCTCCAGGCTTTGTGAACCTGCACACCCACTCCCCGATGGGCCTCTTCCGCGGTCTCGCCGACGATCTGCCCCTCATGGACTGGCTCCAGAACCACATATGGCCGAGAGAAGCGAAGCTCACGAGGGAGTACACCAAGGTTGGGGCCTACCTCGGCGCGCTGGAGATGATAAAGACCGGAACGACGGCATTCCTCGACATGTATTTCTTCATGGACGCCGTTGCGGAGGTGGTTCTTGAGTCCGGCCTCAGGGGCTACCTCTCCTACGGGATGATAGACCTCGGCGATCCCGAGAAGACCGGGAAGGAAATAAAGGAGGCCCTCCGCACGATGGAGTTCATCGATAAGCTCGGCTCCGACAGGGTTCACTTCGTCTTCGGGCCCCACGCGCCCTACACCTGCTCTATAGCCCTGCTTAAGGAGGTCAGGAAGCTGGCGAACGAGCATGGGAAGATGATAACGATCCACGTCAGCGAGACGATGGCGGAGATAGGCCAGATAACCGAGCGCTACGGAAAGAGCCCGGTGGTTTTACTCGATGAGATTGGCTTCCTGGGGAGGGACGTCATCATAGCCCACGGCGTCTGGCTCGACAGCAGGGACATACAGATACTCGCGAGGAACGGCGTCACCGTCGCCCACAACCCTGGGAGCAACATGAAGCTCGCCAGCGGTGTTATGCCCCTCCAGAGGCTCATCAACGCCGGCATAAACGTCGGCCTCGGTACCGATGGTGCCGCCAGCAACAACAACCTCGACATGCTCGACGAGATGAAGCTGGCCGCTCTGCTCCACAAGGTCCACAACCTCGACCCGACGGTGGCGGACGCCAAGACGGTCTTCAGGATGGCCACAATCAACGGTGCCAAAGCCCTTCGCCTCAGCGCCGGCGTCATAAAGGAGGGCTACCTGGCGGATGTAGCAATCATCGACTTTAACCAGCCTCACCTCCGCCCCGTAAACAATGTAATAAGCCACCTCGTCTACTCGGCCAGCGGAAACGACGTTGAGACAACGATAGTGGACGGAAAAATCCTCATGCTCGACCGCGAGGTCCTCACGCTCGACGAGGAGAAAATCCTTGACGAGGCTGAAAAAACGATAGGAAAGCTGGCTTAG
- a CDS encoding S-methyl-5'-thioadenosine phosphorylase, with translation MPRIGIIGGSGVYGVFEPKETVKVHTPYGRPSAPVEIGEIEGVEVAFIPRHGKHHEFPPHEVPYRANIWALHELGVGRVIGVTAVGSLREEYKPGDIVITDQFIDFTKKRDYTFYNGPRVAHVSMADPFCPEMRKIFYETAKELGFPVHEKGTYVCIEGPRFSTRAESFMFRQYAHIIGMTLVPEINLARELGMCYANIATVTDYDVWADKPVDAQEVLKVMAENNYKVQELLKKAIPLIPEDRKCGCADVLKSMFV, from the coding sequence ATGCCGAGGATAGGCATCATAGGCGGTTCCGGGGTTTACGGCGTCTTCGAGCCGAAGGAAACCGTAAAGGTCCACACGCCCTACGGCAGGCCCTCGGCCCCGGTGGAAATCGGCGAAATCGAGGGCGTTGAGGTTGCTTTTATACCGAGGCACGGCAAGCACCACGAGTTCCCGCCGCACGAAGTGCCCTACCGGGCCAACATCTGGGCCCTCCACGAGCTCGGCGTTGGGAGGGTTATCGGCGTTACCGCCGTCGGCTCGCTCCGCGAGGAGTACAAACCCGGGGACATTGTCATAACCGACCAGTTCATAGACTTCACGAAGAAGAGGGACTACACCTTCTACAACGGGCCGAGGGTTGCCCACGTTTCCATGGCCGACCCCTTCTGCCCTGAGATGAGGAAGATATTCTACGAGACCGCCAAGGAGCTCGGCTTCCCTGTCCATGAGAAGGGCACCTACGTCTGCATCGAGGGGCCGCGCTTTTCCACGAGGGCAGAGAGCTTCATGTTCAGGCAGTACGCCCACATAATCGGCATGACGCTCGTTCCAGAGATAAACCTCGCCAGGGAGCTGGGTATGTGCTACGCGAACATCGCAACGGTCACCGACTACGACGTCTGGGCCGACAAGCCGGTAGATGCTCAAGAGGTCCTCAAGGTCATGGCCGAGAACAACTACAAGGTCCAGGAACTGCTCAAGAAGGCCATCCCGCTCATTCCTGAGGATAGGAAGTGCGGCTGCGCCGACGTGCTGAAGAGTATGTTCGTCTGA
- a CDS encoding bifunctional ADP-dependent NAD(P)H-hydrate dehydratase/NAD(P)H-hydrate epimerase yields the protein MRIEDVYIWDINAKWLGITPYQLMENAGAGVARTVEERFGTGLKIAVFSGTGNNGGDGFVAARHLSFENEVTLFLVGDEAKIRSEEARHNWEILKGLDFVKIRVLKDSAYIKGLDLSGYDVIVDALLGAGTKGEPREPIRSAIEKINEYSEKAKIVSVDLPSGYPSAVRIKADFAVTFQWDKDEYEGFERVIVKIGYPKELYHLVGPGDAKFALRKKGEHKGQNGRLLIIGGSGDYYGAPYLASKAASYPVDLVYLAMPSEPARRINDPDLILRPVEGRNFSPDHVHELLSMAQKADAVVIGPGIGLAEETKEFVREFVRRCEKPMVIDADGLKAVAEDLSVLDGKTFVLTPHAGEFGVLFGVKPEGSLIKKAEVVTEKAGEVGGVILLKGPYDIISDGKTWKYNRTGNRGMTTGGTGDVLAGLVGALLALGNEPLRAASVGAFLNGLAGDMVEEEFGENFTALEVAKKVPRAVRWVMEF from the coding sequence ATGCGCATCGAGGACGTTTACATCTGGGACATCAATGCCAAGTGGCTCGGCATAACCCCTTACCAGCTCATGGAGAATGCCGGTGCCGGAGTGGCGCGCACGGTTGAGGAGCGCTTTGGAACGGGGCTTAAAATTGCGGTCTTTTCCGGCACCGGAAACAACGGCGGCGACGGCTTTGTTGCCGCTCGGCATCTCAGCTTCGAAAACGAGGTCACGCTCTTCCTCGTGGGGGACGAGGCAAAGATTAGGAGCGAGGAAGCCAGGCACAACTGGGAGATACTCAAGGGTCTCGACTTCGTGAAAATCCGTGTTCTCAAGGATTCCGCCTACATAAAGGGGCTTGACCTGAGTGGTTACGACGTCATAGTGGATGCACTCCTCGGGGCCGGTACAAAGGGCGAGCCGCGCGAACCGATACGCTCGGCCATCGAGAAAATCAACGAGTACTCCGAAAAGGCAAAAATCGTCAGCGTCGACCTTCCGAGCGGCTATCCCAGTGCCGTCCGCATCAAGGCCGACTTCGCGGTGACCTTCCAGTGGGACAAGGATGAGTACGAGGGCTTCGAGCGGGTAATCGTCAAGATAGGCTACCCAAAGGAGCTCTACCACCTCGTCGGTCCCGGCGATGCGAAGTTTGCTTTAAGGAAGAAGGGCGAGCACAAGGGTCAGAACGGCAGACTGCTCATCATCGGTGGCAGTGGAGACTACTACGGCGCGCCCTACCTCGCTTCCAAGGCCGCCTCATATCCCGTGGATCTGGTCTACCTCGCGATGCCCTCGGAACCGGCGAGACGGATAAACGACCCGGACCTGATACTCAGACCGGTCGAGGGAAGAAACTTCTCGCCGGATCACGTCCATGAACTCCTGAGCATGGCTCAAAAGGCCGACGCCGTCGTCATCGGGCCTGGAATCGGCCTCGCCGAGGAGACGAAGGAGTTCGTGAGGGAGTTCGTAAGGCGCTGCGAAAAGCCGATGGTCATAGACGCCGATGGCCTAAAGGCAGTTGCCGAGGATTTGAGCGTTCTCGATGGGAAGACCTTCGTCCTAACCCCACACGCCGGCGAGTTTGGGGTTCTCTTTGGCGTGAAGCCCGAGGGTTCACTCATAAAGAAGGCTGAGGTGGTGACGGAGAAGGCCGGCGAGGTTGGGGGCGTTATTCTGCTCAAAGGCCCCTACGACATCATAAGCGATGGGAAAACCTGGAAGTACAACAGAACCGGGAACAGGGGAATGACCACCGGTGGAACGGGCGATGTTCTTGCCGGCCTCGTTGGTGCACTCCTCGCGCTCGGCAACGAACCGTTAAGGGCGGCATCAGTTGGGGCGTTCCTCAACGGCCTCGCCGGGGACATGGTGGAGGAAGAGTTCGGCGAGAACTTCACCGCGTTGGAGGTTGCGAAGAAAGTGCCGCGCGCGGTTAGGTGGGTGATGGAGTTCTGA
- a CDS encoding thermonuclease family protein yields MRRTALILALVVVSMLLVPGLASAYEFQTYGYVTKVVDGDTVWFHSYYGYRAGETFKVRFADINAPEIYTDEGKESKAALEWLFDTYGYYVYLDVDDVYETDHYGRVVAVVYLPFWYYGYALNVNEWLVESGYASIWDHYNEFNPYSWSLWVPI; encoded by the coding sequence GTGAGGAGGACTGCCCTGATTTTGGCATTGGTGGTTGTTTCGATGCTTCTCGTCCCGGGACTTGCCAGCGCCTACGAGTTCCAGACCTACGGCTACGTCACCAAGGTGGTCGATGGCGACACCGTGTGGTTCCACTCCTACTACGGCTACAGGGCTGGGGAAACCTTCAAGGTCCGCTTCGCCGACATAAACGCGCCCGAGATATACACCGACGAGGGCAAGGAATCGAAGGCCGCCCTGGAGTGGCTCTTTGACACGTACGGCTACTACGTCTACCTCGACGTTGATGACGTTTACGAAACCGACCATTACGGCAGGGTCGTTGCCGTCGTCTACCTCCCCTTCTGGTACTACGGCTACGCACTCAACGTCAATGAGTGGCTCGTCGAGAGCGGCTACGCATCCATCTGGGACCACTACAACGAGTTCAACCCGTACTCCTGGAGCCTCTGGGTTCCAATTTGA